Genomic window (Haloferax sp. Atlit-12N):
TGAATTCCACCGGAGGAGTTGGAACAAAGCCTCAACGTGTGGAACTGGTACGACGGATGGGTGAACTGGGCGGTTAAGGAGTTCAAGGAGCAGTACAACACGTCGGTGACGACTGCGGCCTACTCGAACCCCAGCAAGTGGTACACGAAACTCGAAGCCGGAAATGATGAAATCGACAGTATCTCAGCCACGAGCGCGTGGGTCGTCCGGTCGATGGACAACGACTTCCTCCACGCCCTTCCAGTCGACCAGATGGACGGGTGGTCGGCGCTGAATGAGCTAGCGAAGTCTGATGCCGAGGAGTACTACCAACGCGACGAGATGGTCTACGCCATCCCAGAGGCGCAAGTAGCACACCCGCTTACCTACAGTACCGACTACTTCGACGAAGACCCCGGTTCGTGGGATGTTCTCTGGCAATCGGACCTCAAAGGAAAGGTGAGCATGCAGGACTGGGGTGAAGTCGCCTGCCGCGTCGCGGCACTCTACACGGGTCAGGACCCGAACAACCCCGATGACTTCAAAGAAATCGAGGAAGCGCTAATCCAACAGAAAGACCTGAACGTCACGTACTGGAAGGACCAGTCGACGGTCCAACAGATGTTCGAGAACGAGCAAATCGTTGCGACCGTGTACACCGACGGCCGGACCTACAATGGACGCTTCCAGAAGGAAATTCCCATAGACATGTCCAACACGAAGGAAGGGTTCATGTACACGTACGATACCTTTGTCATCCCGAAGGGAGCTCCAAACCCGAAGGCGGCCGTTGCGTGGACTGACATGGGTAGTAAACCGGAAAATGCCGCGGAGAAGGTGACTACCATGGGATATCTCCCACCGATCAAAAACATCGGTGACTATCTCGACCTCTCGGATGAAAAGATCGACTTCCTAAGTTGGCCGCAGAAGATGTCCGACTCGGCAACGTTCATCCAGCCCCTTTCGGATGATCTCCGGAAGAAGTTCGACGAGATCTGGACTAAGGTCAAAGCAGCCTAAGAATATACATTCCACAACAATGTCAATACTGACGGTCTCTAACCTACGGAAAGAGTTCGGTAGCCTCGTCGCCGTAGACAACGTCAACTTCCAAGTCGAAGATGGCGAGTTTGTCTCCATTCTCGGTCCATCCGGGTCGGGAAAATCAACGATCCTTCGGATGGTGGCAGGGTTTGAAACTCCGACGTCCGGGGAAATCGCGATCCAGGGAACCCCGGTGAACGACGTTCCACCATTTAACCGGGACGTGAACAT
Coding sequences:
- a CDS encoding PotD/PotF family extracellular solute-binding protein, producing MEQSLNVWNWYDGWVNWAVKEFKEQYNTSVTTAAYSNPSKWYTKLEAGNDEIDSISATSAWVVRSMDNDFLHALPVDQMDGWSALNELAKSDAEEYYQRDEMVYAIPEAQVAHPLTYSTDYFDEDPGSWDVLWQSDLKGKVSMQDWGEVACRVAALYTGQDPNNPDDFKEIEEALIQQKDLNVTYWKDQSTVQQMFENEQIVATVYTDGRTYNGRFQKEIPIDMSNTKEGFMYTYDTFVIPKGAPNPKAAVAWTDMGSKPENAAEKVTTMGYLPPIKNIGDYLDLSDEKIDFLSWPQKMSDSATFIQPLSDDLRKKFDEIWTKVKAA